CTTTCCGGCCCACTCGGCCCGCCCCCGGCACGGCCAAACGGCCGTGCGGACACACCGCCACCCACACCGCCCCGCCCACCGCCACGGCCAGGCACACCAGCCCCACCATGGACACGGACACGAAGAAGGGCATAGACAAGCAGCATGGACATCGCACGGCTCGCCGCCCTCGTCGCCGCGACGCTCACCACGGGCCTGATGGCCGGGCTCTTCTTCGCCTTCGACGTCTCGGTGATGCCGGCCCTGATGCGCTCCGACGACCGGACCCTCATCGCGGTGATGCAGCGCGTGAACACCGCCATCATCAATGGCTGGTTCATGCTGGCCCTCCTCGGCGCGCTCCTCTTCACCGCCCTCGCGCTGGCCCTGCACCTGCCCGCCGGCGAACACGCCCCCCTGCCCGCGCTGGCCGGGGCCCTCGTCCTCTACGCGCTCGCCCTCGTGGTCACCGGCCGGGTGAACATCCCGCTCAACAACGCCCTGGAGGCGGCCGGCCCCGCCGAGCGGATCTCCGATCCGGCCGCCGTACGCCGGGCGTTCGAGACGAAGTGGGTGCCGGCCAACCGCTGGCGCACCGGCCTGTGCACGGCGGCCCTGGCCTGCCAGTCCTGGGCCCTGCTGGCATCCGCCGCGTAGCACCGCCCAGCCCGTCACACCCCCGCCCCCGCCCCCACCCCCGCCCCCACCCCCCACCAGCACCTCACCTCAGCGGGCGAACACCCCCGGTGGCCCGCCCGTACAGTACGAGCGCCCGCGCCAGGGCGGTCAGCGCCGCCGCGCAGAGCAGCGTACGTACGATGTTCGCCGTCTCCCAGGTGCCCTTGAACTTCTCGACGACCGAGAAGTCCGTCAGCTTCGCCGCGTCACCCACGTCGGCGAGTTCGTTGTTGAGCGGAATGTTGACCGCGAAGGTGACGACGAGAACGACGAGGTACGCCGCCGCGCCCACCGCGGTCCACAGCGCGACCCCGCGCCGCCCGGCCCGTGCCTCGACGAAGGCCGCGGCGACGGCCGCGAGCAGTGCGACGACGAAGACCGTCCCGAAGACCGGGTTGCCGTCGATGACGGCGTTGAAGCTCTGCATCGCCGTGACGTACGTACGGCCGTCGGTCTTCGCCAGCCCCGGCATCACCGAGACGTCGAAGGCGAAGAACAGTCCCGCCATCAGGCCGACCAGTACGGTCGACAGTACGAGCAGAACGCTGGCGAGTCTGGTGCCCGTGGATCCCATCGGCTGTGCCCCCGTCTGAATCTGAATGAAATTGACGCGAATCCGAAAAAGAGCGAACGAACGAATAAATGACATCAGGAGGCCCAACTACCCCCCGACGGCTGCTGATCGTGCCATCCCCTCCCGCGACCGGCCAGTGATCTCCGTCCCGTACTGACCCCGCCCGGGCCTGCATGTAACGCGCACGTAGGCTGCGGGAATGAGCACGCCCACCCCCCGGACCCCGTCCCCTCGCCTCGAACCGGTCACCCCCGACAACGTCGACGCCGTCTGCGCGCTGGCGGTCCGCCCCGACCAGGAGCACCTCGTCACCCCGGTCGTGAAGTCACTGGCCGAGGCATACGCCCACGGGGAGACCGCCTGGCCCCGGGCGATCGTCGACGGCGACGAGGTGGTCGGCTTCGTGATGGCCTTCCTCGACATCGCATGGAACCCCGCCGCGGACCCCCGCGACGTCCGCTCCGGCCTGTGGCGCCTGAACATCTCGGCCGCCCACCAGTCCAAGGGCTACGGCCGCTTCGCCGTCACGGCGGTCACCACCGAACTCCGCCGCCGCGGCGCCTCCCACGCCTACGTCACCTGGCGCCTCGGCCCGGGCACCCCCGAACCCTTCTACCTCTCCCTCGGCTTCCGCCCGACGGGCGAACAGAGCGGCGGCGAAACGGTCGGCGTACTGGACCTGACCGGCCCGTGATCGTCAGTGCGGCCCGATTCTGGCGGCCGGCACCGGCCGACACCGGCCGG
This Streptomyces sp. NBC_00435 DNA region includes the following protein-coding sequences:
- a CDS encoding anthrone oxygenase family protein, which encodes MGSTGTRLASVLLVLSTVLVGLMAGLFFAFDVSVMPGLAKTDGRTYVTAMQSFNAVIDGNPVFGTVFVVALLAAVAAAFVEARAGRRGVALWTAVGAAAYLVVLVVTFAVNIPLNNELADVGDAAKLTDFSVVEKFKGTWETANIVRTLLCAAALTALARALVLYGRATGGVRPLR
- a CDS encoding GNAT family N-acetyltransferase: MSTPTPRTPSPRLEPVTPDNVDAVCALAVRPDQEHLVTPVVKSLAEAYAHGETAWPRAIVDGDEVVGFVMAFLDIAWNPAADPRDVRSGLWRLNISAAHQSKGYGRFAVTAVTTELRRRGASHAYVTWRLGPGTPEPFYLSLGFRPTGEQSGGETVGVLDLTGP
- a CDS encoding anthrone oxygenase family protein produces the protein MDIARLAALVAATLTTGLMAGLFFAFDVSVMPALMRSDDRTLIAVMQRVNTAIINGWFMLALLGALLFTALALALHLPAGEHAPLPALAGALVLYALALVVTGRVNIPLNNALEAAGPAERISDPAAVRRAFETKWVPANRWRTGLCTAALACQSWALLASAA